A single window of bacterium DNA harbors:
- a CDS encoding heavy metal translocating P-type ATPase, whose product MTAETRAATATVDLPIEGMTCASCVRRIEKSLRRVDGVSEAMVNLAAAKARVVFDPAVATVERLGAAVEQAGYAVGPAPEASAASGTPAAPRSGEDDPAQRELRDLRVKWLTSLMVGAAMMALMYLPLHLDMTLWAPVLLIAASVVQFWAGAVFYRAAWAAARHGAATMDTLIALGTGAAYGYSAFVTLWPSLARRWGFPPHLYYDSAVIIIALILLGRWLERRAMKQMGAAITALMSLRPRTARVVREGADRDVPVETVLAGDLIRVRPGETLPVDGVVLEGASAVDESMLTGESLPVDKAPGDTVIGATLNTRGSFVFRATKVGKETTLAQIVRLVEEAQASSAPIQRLADAVAGVFVPVVLAVALLTFAGWLLLGPEPRLTFALTAAIAVLIIACPCALGLATPTAIMAGTGTAAEHGVLIRGGGALEQARRVTSIVLDKTGTLTAGRPEVVRVLPAGGIEESDVLRLAAGAERGSEHPLGGAIVAAAQARRLHIPQAERFESITGKGITAIVEGRRLAIGTRAFMDEIGAALDGLGDRAAEIARTGATPMFLAVDGRGAGLIAVADRIKPGAREAVESLRALGLEVWMVTGDHRLAAEAAAVEAGIDPAHVMAEVAPRQKAEKVKALQAAGQVVAMVGDGINDAPGLAQSDLGIAIGTGTDVAMAASDVTLVGGELRNIAAAIALSRATVRVIKQGLFWAFAYNVVLIPVAMGALYPFLHVLLNPVFAAGAMAMSSVSVVTNALRLRGFRWPISGQQP is encoded by the coding sequence ATGACGGCGGAAACGCGCGCGGCCACGGCCACGGTCGATCTCCCCATCGAGGGGATGACGTGCGCGTCGTGCGTTCGCCGAATCGAGAAGTCCCTGCGCCGCGTCGACGGGGTGAGCGAGGCGATGGTGAACCTCGCCGCGGCCAAGGCGCGCGTCGTCTTCGATCCGGCCGTGGCCACCGTGGAGCGCCTCGGCGCCGCGGTGGAGCAGGCCGGGTATGCGGTGGGACCCGCGCCGGAGGCCAGCGCGGCGTCGGGAACGCCGGCGGCGCCCCGATCCGGGGAGGACGATCCGGCCCAGCGCGAGCTGCGCGACTTGCGCGTCAAGTGGCTCACGAGCCTGATGGTGGGCGCGGCGATGATGGCGCTCATGTATCTCCCCCTTCACCTCGACATGACGCTTTGGGCGCCGGTGCTCCTGATCGCGGCCTCGGTCGTGCAGTTCTGGGCGGGCGCGGTGTTCTATCGCGCGGCATGGGCCGCCGCGCGCCACGGCGCGGCCACCATGGATACGCTGATCGCGCTCGGTACGGGCGCGGCATACGGCTACAGCGCGTTCGTGACGCTCTGGCCGTCGCTGGCGCGGCGCTGGGGATTCCCGCCCCATCTCTATTACGACTCCGCGGTCATCATCATCGCCCTGATTCTCCTCGGGCGCTGGCTGGAGCGCCGTGCGATGAAGCAGATGGGGGCGGCGATCACCGCGCTGATGAGCCTGCGTCCCAGGACCGCGCGCGTCGTTCGCGAAGGCGCCGATCGGGATGTGCCGGTGGAGACGGTGCTCGCCGGTGATCTGATCCGCGTCCGGCCGGGGGAGACGCTGCCGGTCGACGGGGTCGTGCTGGAAGGGGCCTCGGCCGTCGACGAGAGCATGCTGACCGGAGAAAGCCTGCCGGTCGACAAGGCGCCCGGCGACACCGTGATCGGCGCGACGCTCAACACGAGGGGCTCGTTCGTCTTCCGCGCGACCAAGGTCGGGAAGGAGACGACGCTCGCGCAGATCGTCCGCCTGGTCGAAGAGGCGCAGGCGTCGAGCGCGCCGATTCAGCGGCTCGCCGACGCCGTCGCCGGCGTCTTCGTGCCGGTGGTGCTGGCCGTCGCGCTGCTGACGTTTGCCGGCTGGCTGCTGCTGGGGCCGGAGCCGCGGCTCACCTTTGCCCTCACCGCGGCGATCGCCGTCCTCATCATCGCGTGCCCCTGCGCGCTTGGGCTCGCCACCCCGACGGCGATCATGGCCGGCACCGGCACGGCGGCGGAGCACGGGGTCTTGATCCGCGGCGGCGGGGCGCTGGAGCAGGCGCGGCGGGTGACCAGCATCGTGCTCGACAAGACCGGCACGCTGACGGCGGGCCGGCCCGAAGTCGTCCGCGTCCTGCCCGCCGGCGGTATCGAAGAGTCGGACGTGCTGCGGCTCGCGGCGGGCGCGGAGCGCGGGTCCGAGCACCCGCTCGGCGGCGCGATCGTCGCCGCCGCTCAGGCGCGGCGTCTCCACATCCCGCAGGCGGAGCGGTTCGAGTCGATCACGGGGAAGGGGATCACCGCGATCGTGGAAGGCCGCCGGCTGGCCATCGGCACCCGCGCCTTTATGGACGAGATCGGCGCCGCGCTCGACGGCCTGGGGGACCGTGCCGCCGAGATCGCCCGGACGGGCGCCACCCCGATGTTTTTGGCCGTGGATGGCCGCGGCGCGGGTCTGATCGCCGTGGCGGACCGGATCAAGCCCGGGGCTCGGGAGGCGGTCGAGTCGCTGCGGGCGCTCGGGCTCGAGGTGTGGATGGTGACGGGGGACCACCGGCTCGCGGCCGAGGCCGCCGCCGTCGAGGCGGGGATCGATCCCGCACACGTGATGGCGGAAGTCGCGCCGCGCCAGAAAGCGGAGAAGGTCAAGGCGCTGCAGGCCGCCGGGCAGGTGGTGGCGATGGTCGGCGACGGGATCAACGACGCGCCGGGGCTCGCGCAGTCCGACCTGGGCATCGCCATCGGGACGGGGACCGACGTCGCGATGGCGGCGTCCGACGTCACGCTCGTCGGCGGCGAGCTGCGCAACATCGCCGCGGCGATTGCGCTGTCACGGGCCACGGTCCGCGTCATCAAGCAGGGGCTCTTCTGGGCGTTCGCCTACAACGTGGTGCTCATCCCCGTCGCGATGGGCGCCCTCTACCCGTTCTTGCACGTCCTGCTGAACCCCGTCTTCGCGGCGGGGGCGATGGCGATGAGCAGCGTCAGCGTCGTGACGAACGCGCTGCGGCTGCGCGGATTCCGCTGGCCGATCAGCGGCCAGCAACCGTGA
- a CDS encoding heavy-metal-associated domain-containing protein, whose protein sequence is MTRVVLRVPDISCEHCERTITQALGRTAGVRAVEVDIPAKEVRVSYDEGSVDLGRLKAVLQAEDYPVASAAPADS, encoded by the coding sequence ATGACACGGGTCGTGCTGCGGGTGCCGGATATCTCATGCGAACATTGCGAGCGGACCATCACACAGGCGCTCGGGCGCACGGCCGGCGTCCGCGCGGTCGAGGTCGACATCCCGGCCAAGGAAGTCCGCGTCTCCTACGACGAGGGGTCCGTCGATCTCGGGCGGCTCAAAGCGGTGCTGCAAGCGGAAGACTACCCCGTTGCCTCCGCCGCCCCGGCGGACTCGTAG
- a CDS encoding glycoside hydrolase family 15 protein, whose translation MGYLPIERYGVVGDLRTAALIGVNGSVDFLCFPRFDSPSIFQALLDDERGGRFAITPLVEDVRHRQHYLWDSNVLLSRFLAADGVAEISDFMPLEPPGGAPQLVRRAKTVRGEVRYRLLCAPRFDHARARHRAVVTEDGVVFTPDATDLPALRLRAEVPMRVRNGDAVAEFTLAAGQTCAFILEEARQGEAPAAEFGGYVSQSFKDTLNYWRRWIARSTYRGRWREMVNRSALALKLLTSSEFGSIVAAPTFGLPEVVGGERNWDYRFTWIRDASFTIYALLRLGYTDEARAFMHWIALRCEDMNPDGSLQTMYGIDGRRDLTEAALPNLAGYKGSSPVRTGNDAFRQLQLDIYGELVDSINLYDKYVVPISSGFWEGLTRLIEWVCDNWRQADEGVWEVRGGAKEFCQSRVMCWVALDRALRIARRRSFPAPIGRWHDIRDEIYHSVFHDFWDPTRQAFVQHKGASAMGAANLLMPLARFVSPVDPRWLSTMRAIQHDLVDDSLVYRYRVEQAPDGLRGHEGTFNMCSFWYVEALSRSGDIEQARLLFEKNFGYANHLGLYSEQLGACGEHLGNFPQALTHIGLISAAYDLNRRLEAAGQGT comes from the coding sequence GTGGGATACCTGCCCATCGAACGGTATGGTGTGGTCGGTGATCTTCGAACGGCGGCTCTGATCGGGGTCAACGGTTCCGTCGATTTCCTGTGCTTTCCCCGGTTCGACTCGCCGTCCATCTTCCAGGCGCTGCTCGACGACGAGCGGGGCGGCCGGTTTGCCATCACGCCGCTCGTCGAGGACGTCCGGCACCGGCAGCACTACCTGTGGGATTCCAACGTCTTGCTGAGCCGCTTCCTGGCCGCGGACGGCGTGGCGGAGATCTCCGATTTCATGCCCCTCGAGCCGCCCGGCGGCGCGCCGCAGCTCGTCCGCCGCGCGAAGACCGTGCGCGGCGAGGTCCGGTACCGGCTCCTCTGCGCGCCGCGATTCGACCACGCCCGCGCCCGGCACCGCGCGGTCGTGACCGAGGATGGCGTCGTGTTCACCCCAGACGCGACGGACCTGCCGGCGCTGCGACTCCGCGCCGAGGTGCCGATGCGCGTTCGCAACGGCGACGCGGTCGCGGAGTTCACCCTGGCCGCGGGCCAGACGTGCGCGTTCATCCTCGAAGAGGCCCGGCAGGGTGAGGCTCCGGCGGCCGAGTTTGGTGGCTACGTCTCCCAGTCGTTCAAAGACACCCTCAACTACTGGCGCCGGTGGATCGCGCGGTCGACGTATCGGGGCCGCTGGCGTGAAATGGTGAACCGGTCCGCGCTCGCCTTGAAACTCCTCACCTCCAGCGAGTTCGGGTCGATCGTGGCGGCGCCGACGTTCGGTCTGCCGGAAGTCGTGGGCGGCGAGCGCAACTGGGACTACCGGTTCACCTGGATCCGCGACGCGTCGTTCACCATCTACGCGCTGCTGCGCCTCGGCTACACGGACGAGGCACGGGCGTTCATGCACTGGATCGCGCTGCGCTGTGAGGACATGAACCCCGACGGGTCGCTGCAGACGATGTACGGCATCGACGGCCGCCGGGACCTGACCGAAGCGGCGCTGCCGAACCTCGCCGGGTACAAGGGATCCAGCCCCGTCCGCACCGGCAACGACGCGTTCCGCCAGCTGCAGCTCGATATCTACGGCGAACTCGTCGACAGTATCAATCTCTACGACAAATACGTGGTGCCCATCTCGTCGGGGTTCTGGGAGGGGCTCACGCGGCTGATCGAGTGGGTCTGCGACAACTGGCGGCAGGCGGACGAGGGCGTCTGGGAAGTCCGCGGCGGCGCCAAGGAATTCTGCCAGTCACGCGTGATGTGCTGGGTCGCGCTCGACCGGGCGCTGCGGATCGCCCGGCGCCGGTCGTTTCCCGCACCGATCGGGCGCTGGCACGACATCCGTGACGAGATCTACCACAGCGTCTTCCACGACTTCTGGGATCCCACGCGGCAGGCGTTCGTGCAGCACAAAGGCGCGTCCGCGATGGGCGCCGCCAATCTCCTAATGCCGCTCGCGCGGTTCGTGAGCCCGGTGGACCCGCGCTGGCTCTCCACGATGCGCGCGATCCAGCACGACCTCGTGGACGACTCGCTGGTGTACCGCTACCGGGTCGAGCAGGCGCCGGACGGTCTGCGGGGGCACGAGGGTACGTTCAATATGTGCTCGTTCTGGTACGTCGAGGCGCTGTCGCGGTCCGGCGACATCGAGCAGGCGCGGCTGCTCTTCGAGAAAAACTTCGGGTACGCGAACCACCTGGGCCTCTACTCCGAGCAGTTGGGGGCCTGCGGCGAGCACCTCGGCAACTTTCCCCAGGCGCTGACGCACATCGGGCTCATCAGCGCGGCCTACGATCTGAACCGCCGGCTCGAGGCCGCCGGGCAGGGGACTTAG
- a CDS encoding dihydroorotase family protein, protein MSQARCDLVVRGRVVLPERVLEDGYVAVQDGRIAAIGDAGGGLPAAARTVETGTSYVLPGAVDTHVHTRSEPAEGITHCTAAAVAGGVTTVVDMPYDMPAAVPDVETFERKVEDVGAEAVCDVALYGTIRKEGGLDAIEPLARAGACAFKISTYESHPIRFPRIPDGEILEAFRRIAGTGRLVAVHCENQDIVDRATAAARAAGDTGPMAHGRTRPPVSETEAVNRVLELALHAGVHVHIVHASVTRSFDLVERYRADGVHATVETCIQYLVLDEQAMERLGPYAKINPPLRSRKDVQGLWAYLAAGRVDWVTSDHAPWARAQKSDRTDIFANASGAPGVETLLPLLHHAGVAAGRISILDAARLLAEQPARNFGLFPRKGVLAPGADADIAVLDPEATWTVRGAELHSGVGWTPYEGMALRGRVTHTFVRGRPAYEQTRVVARPGDGTFVRP, encoded by the coding sequence ATGTCGCAGGCGCGCTGCGATCTCGTCGTTCGCGGCCGCGTCGTCCTGCCCGAGCGGGTGCTCGAGGACGGGTACGTAGCGGTGCAGGACGGCCGTATCGCGGCGATCGGCGACGCGGGCGGCGGCCTCCCGGCCGCCGCCCGGACCGTGGAGACCGGGACATCGTATGTCCTGCCGGGCGCCGTGGACACGCACGTGCACACCCGGAGCGAACCGGCGGAGGGGATCACGCACTGCACCGCGGCCGCCGTGGCCGGCGGCGTGACGACCGTCGTGGACATGCCGTACGACATGCCCGCGGCCGTCCCGGACGTCGAAACGTTCGAGCGCAAGGTCGAAGACGTCGGCGCGGAAGCGGTCTGCGACGTCGCGCTCTACGGCACGATCCGCAAGGAAGGCGGCCTCGACGCGATCGAGCCGCTCGCCCGGGCCGGCGCCTGCGCCTTCAAGATCTCAACGTACGAATCGCATCCGATCCGCTTTCCGCGGATCCCGGACGGCGAGATACTCGAGGCGTTCCGCCGCATCGCCGGGACCGGACGGCTCGTCGCGGTGCACTGTGAGAACCAGGACATCGTCGATCGCGCGACCGCCGCGGCACGGGCGGCCGGTGACACGGGCCCGATGGCCCACGGCCGGACCCGGCCGCCGGTCTCGGAGACCGAGGCGGTCAACCGGGTGCTGGAACTCGCCCTTCATGCCGGCGTGCACGTCCACATCGTCCACGCCAGCGTGACGCGGTCGTTCGACCTGGTCGAGCGCTACCGGGCGGACGGCGTGCACGCGACCGTGGAAACCTGCATCCAGTATCTCGTGCTCGACGAACAGGCGATGGAACGGCTCGGGCCTTACGCCAAGATCAATCCGCCGCTGCGGTCGCGCAAAGACGTCCAGGGCCTGTGGGCGTATCTCGCGGCCGGGCGGGTCGATTGGGTGACGTCGGACCACGCGCCCTGGGCGCGGGCGCAGAAGAGCGACCGGACCGACATCTTCGCGAACGCGTCCGGCGCCCCGGGCGTGGAGACGCTGCTGCCGCTGCTCCACCACGCGGGGGTCGCGGCGGGGCGGATCTCGATTCTCGACGCCGCGCGCCTCCTCGCCGAGCAGCCCGCGAGAAACTTCGGCCTGTTCCCGCGCAAGGGCGTGCTGGCGCCCGGCGCCGACGCGGATATCGCCGTGCTCGACCCCGAGGCCACCTGGACGGTGCGGGGCGCCGAGCTACACAGCGGCGTCGGCTGGACGCCGTACGAGGGCATGGCGCTGCGCGGCCGCGTCACGCACACCTTCGTGCGCGGCCGGCCCGCCTACGAGCAGACGCGCGTCGTCGCGCGCCCGGGCGACGGCACGTTCGTGCGTCCCTAA
- a CDS encoding dihydrodipicolinate synthase family protein, whose product MALAGIFPITPTPFDEQGRIDVESIQTMTAFMLRCGVDGLAVLGVMGEVDRLTDAERDQVVEAFRRALPAGKALVVGAGANGTDAAIQACRRAEGLGADALLVTPPRIQNEGVLFGYYERVAKAAVVPLIIQDYPPATDVLMTPALLARLYKELERVEYVKLEDAPTGPKMERIRALAGETFGIFGALGGLYAFEELERGAVGIMSGLAYPELLVRLYRLHRAGDAAGAAALFYDFVNLARFEFQPGIGVSLRKEILVRRGAIRTATVRHPGAVADAMTLRQLDRIVGHLVARGHLEPASSPAAAR is encoded by the coding sequence ATGGCACTGGCCGGGATTTTTCCGATTACCCCCACCCCGTTCGACGAGCAGGGACGGATCGACGTCGAGAGCATTCAGACGATGACGGCGTTCATGCTCCGGTGCGGCGTCGACGGGCTGGCGGTTCTCGGCGTCATGGGCGAGGTCGACCGGCTGACGGACGCGGAGCGCGATCAGGTCGTCGAGGCGTTCCGGCGCGCGCTGCCGGCGGGAAAGGCGCTCGTCGTCGGCGCCGGCGCAAACGGCACCGACGCGGCGATCCAGGCGTGCCGCCGGGCCGAGGGCCTCGGCGCGGACGCGCTGCTGGTGACGCCGCCGCGCATCCAAAACGAGGGCGTGCTCTTCGGCTACTACGAGCGCGTCGCGAAGGCCGCGGTGGTCCCGCTGATCATCCAGGACTACCCGCCGGCGACCGACGTGCTCATGACGCCCGCGCTGCTCGCGCGCCTCTACAAGGAGCTGGAGCGGGTCGAGTACGTGAAGCTCGAGGACGCGCCGACCGGGCCCAAGATGGAACGCATCCGCGCGCTCGCCGGCGAGACGTTTGGGATCTTCGGCGCGCTCGGCGGACTCTACGCCTTCGAAGAGCTCGAGCGCGGCGCGGTGGGCATCATGAGCGGGCTGGCCTACCCCGAACTGCTCGTCCGCCTCTACCGCCTCCACCGCGCCGGCGACGCGGCGGGAGCGGCGGCCCTGTTCTACGACTTCGTCAACCTGGCGCGGTTCGAGTTTCAGCCCGGCATCGGGGTCTCGCTGCGCAAGGAAATCCTCGTCCGGCGCGGAGCGATCCGCACCGCCACCGTCCGGCATCCCGGCGCCGTCGCGGACGCGATGACGCTGCGGCAGCTCGACCGGATCGTCGGGCACCTCGTCGCGCGCGGACACCTCGAGCCGGCGTCCAGCCCGGCGGCGGCGCGTTGA
- a CDS encoding ABC transporter permease yields MDPVPLIAAVVAASPPVIFAVLGETLAEKSGVINLSLDGLLLLSAMTGFAAARAAGSVPAGAAAAMAVGAAAGFVVAFASLTLRQHQVATGFVLTLLCQNLAYLLGAPVAHVPGPQVSPAPVPVLAQWPLVGPVLFQQDALVYLSFVATAAVWWYLAKTAPGLVLRGVGEHPAAAAARGIAVTRTRYLYAVAGGALVGLGGAAFSLAVKPGWSRPYGIEGTGWIVLAIVIFGNWDPLRGAGGAYLFVLLQTLGTVLQSLMPRVPTQVFPTLPFPLMILALLLVALGNSERIHRALHRLPPGARRRLLRTLRALQSSPPASLGAPLEQE; encoded by the coding sequence GTGGATCCGGTGCCGCTTATCGCCGCCGTCGTCGCCGCGTCGCCACCGGTGATCTTCGCGGTGCTCGGGGAGACCCTCGCGGAGAAATCGGGGGTCATCAACCTATCGTTGGACGGCCTCTTGCTGTTGAGCGCAATGACGGGATTCGCCGCGGCGCGCGCGGCGGGAAGCGTTCCCGCGGGCGCGGCCGCCGCAATGGCGGTCGGGGCCGCGGCCGGCTTCGTCGTCGCGTTCGCGAGTCTCACCCTCCGGCAGCACCAGGTGGCGACGGGCTTCGTGCTGACGCTCCTCTGCCAGAACCTGGCGTATCTGCTCGGCGCGCCGGTGGCGCACGTACCGGGGCCGCAGGTCTCGCCCGCGCCGGTCCCGGTCCTGGCGCAATGGCCGCTTGTGGGACCGGTGCTGTTCCAGCAGGACGCGCTCGTCTACCTGAGCTTCGTCGCGACCGCGGCCGTCTGGTGGTATCTCGCCAAGACGGCCCCCGGGCTCGTCCTGCGCGGGGTCGGCGAGCATCCGGCGGCGGCCGCGGCGCGCGGCATCGCGGTCACGCGCACGCGGTACCTGTACGCGGTCGCGGGCGGGGCGCTCGTCGGGCTCGGCGGCGCCGCCTTCTCGCTCGCGGTCAAACCGGGCTGGAGCCGTCCGTACGGGATCGAGGGCACCGGATGGATCGTGCTCGCGATCGTGATCTTCGGGAACTGGGATCCGCTGCGCGGAGCCGGCGGCGCGTACCTGTTCGTGCTGCTCCAGACCCTCGGCACGGTGCTGCAGAGTCTGATGCCGCGCGTTCCGACCCAGGTGTTCCCCACGCTGCCCTTCCCGCTGATGATCCTCGCGCTGCTGCTCGTGGCGCTCGGCAACTCGGAGCGGATTCACCGCGCGCTGCACCGGCTGCCGCCCGGCGCGCGCCGCAGGCTGCTCCGCACGCTGCGCGCCCTGCAGTCGTCGCCGCCCGCGTCGCTCGGCGCCCCGTTGGAGCAAGAATAG
- a CDS encoding ABC transporter permease, whose protein sequence is MRRLGFAAAGLAATALAGAAVLRIVSASPAQAYSLILAGAVGSPERATFVLAAWAPLLLAAAGLLVTFAAGLWNIGIEGQVIFGAVCATGALRALEHLGPPWLALVSAGLAGAAGGALWALLAGALRAYGRVNEIFGGLGLNFIAGSLTVYLVLGPWARPGIASTSGTLPFDPALWLPALRVSRVAVPIEVLLGLAAIGAVSAALRGTYFGLYLTAIGHSLRAAQLRGIATTRETLRAFALCGALAGLAGFALVAGAYSRHQLFPLISAGNGYLAILVVLLAGQHAVACAAIAAAFAAISMGSLQLPLAMQLDSSMGGVLQGLLVLCVILLRGFQTRFLREGT, encoded by the coding sequence GTGCGGCGTCTGGGGTTCGCCGCGGCGGGCCTCGCCGCGACGGCACTCGCCGGCGCGGCCGTGCTTCGAATCGTGTCGGCGTCGCCCGCGCAGGCGTACAGTCTGATCCTCGCCGGCGCCGTCGGATCGCCGGAGCGCGCGACGTTCGTCCTGGCCGCCTGGGCCCCGCTGCTTCTCGCGGCCGCCGGATTGCTGGTCACCTTTGCCGCGGGCCTGTGGAACATCGGGATCGAAGGCCAGGTGATCTTCGGCGCCGTCTGTGCGACCGGCGCCCTGCGCGCGTTGGAGCACCTCGGACCGCCCTGGCTCGCGCTCGTCTCGGCCGGCCTCGCCGGAGCCGCGGGCGGCGCGCTCTGGGCGCTCCTGGCCGGCGCGCTTCGGGCGTACGGACGCGTGAACGAGATCTTCGGCGGCCTGGGGCTCAACTTCATCGCCGGCAGCCTCACCGTGTACCTGGTGCTGGGCCCGTGGGCGCGCCCCGGCATCGCGTCGACGAGCGGCACCCTGCCGTTTGACCCGGCGCTGTGGCTGCCGGCGCTCCGGGTCTCGCGCGTCGCCGTGCCAATCGAAGTCCTCCTGGGGCTCGCGGCGATCGGCGCGGTCTCCGCGGCGCTCCGCGGGACCTACTTCGGCCTCTACCTCACCGCGATCGGACACAGTCTGCGGGCCGCGCAGCTCCGAGGCATCGCGACGACCCGGGAGACCCTCCGCGCATTCGCGCTCTGCGGCGCACTCGCGGGGCTCGCCGGGTTCGCCCTGGTCGCCGGCGCCTACTCCCGGCACCAGTTGTTTCCGCTGATCTCAGCCGGCAACGGATACCTCGCGATCCTCGTGGTGCTGCTCGCGGGGCAGCATGCCGTGGCCTGCGCGGCGATCGCGGCCGCGTTCGCGGCGATCTCAATGGGCAGCCTGCAGCTCCCGCTGGCGATGCAGCTCGACTCCTCGATGGGAGGCGTGCTTCAGGGCCTGCTGGTGCTGTGTGTGATCTTGTTGAGAGGCTTCCAGACTCGATTCCTGCGCGAGGGGACCTGA
- a CDS encoding ATP-binding cassette domain-containing protein: MRVELREIRKSFGAVRANDGITLAAEAGTIHGVLGENGAGKSTLMKIVSGTLAPDGGQILLDGTPVRIGSASQALRTHIGMVHQDPLDFPSMSVLDNFLVGAPVGLVPRRRRARDALRDLAARFGFALDPEARCDHLTVAERQQLEIVRLLWLGVQVLILDEPTTAISASQRTQLFAALRAMAAQGRVVFFVSHKLEEVQEICDRVTVLRHGRVAGEAPIPCETGTLVRLMFGRDLPRAPRPRIRLGPTVLDLADLAVGDTLLTLEHVVLQVSAGEVVGLAGLEGSGQRLLLQVCAGLIPPIGGRILIGGRDLTGRPYQHFLAAGIGYVPAGRLGEGLIPGLTVAEHAAIAEPRRSAFVDRRQAVRSAARRIREFNIRGTPDTDVRALSGGNQQRALLALLPARLTVLLMEHPTRGLDLESAEEIWRRLLDRRAHGTAIVFSSSDLDELLDRSDRIVVFSGGRVSAPIDARRATVAQLGELIGGKGL; this comes from the coding sequence ATGCGCGTCGAACTGAGGGAGATTCGCAAGTCCTTCGGCGCCGTGCGCGCCAACGACGGCATCACCCTCGCGGCCGAAGCCGGCACGATCCACGGGGTGCTCGGCGAGAACGGCGCGGGCAAGAGCACCTTGATGAAGATCGTGTCCGGGACGCTCGCCCCGGACGGCGGTCAGATCCTGCTCGACGGCACGCCGGTGCGGATCGGCTCGGCGTCGCAGGCGCTCCGCACCCACATCGGCATGGTCCACCAGGATCCGCTCGATTTCCCGTCGATGAGCGTCCTGGACAACTTCCTGGTCGGCGCGCCGGTCGGGCTCGTCCCGCGCCGCCGCCGGGCCCGTGACGCGCTGCGGGACCTCGCCGCGCGGTTCGGCTTCGCCCTCGACCCGGAGGCCCGGTGCGACCATCTGACCGTGGCCGAACGCCAGCAGTTGGAGATTGTGCGCCTCCTCTGGCTCGGCGTGCAGGTGCTCATCCTCGACGAGCCGACCACAGCGATCTCCGCGTCGCAGCGGACGCAGCTCTTCGCGGCCCTGCGCGCCATGGCCGCGCAGGGCCGCGTAGTGTTCTTCGTGTCCCACAAACTGGAAGAGGTCCAGGAGATCTGCGACCGCGTCACCGTCCTGCGCCACGGCAGGGTCGCCGGCGAGGCGCCGATCCCGTGCGAGACCGGCACGCTCGTGCGTCTGATGTTCGGCCGCGACCTGCCCAGGGCGCCGCGGCCCCGGATCCGGCTCGGCCCGACGGTGCTCGACCTCGCCGATCTCGCGGTCGGCGACACGCTCCTCACCCTCGAGCACGTCGTTCTTCAAGTTTCGGCCGGCGAGGTCGTCGGTTTGGCGGGCCTCGAGGGAAGCGGACAGCGGCTGCTGCTCCAGGTGTGCGCGGGACTGATCCCGCCGATCGGCGGGCGCATCCTCATCGGCGGACGCGACCTGACCGGCCGTCCCTACCAACACTTTCTCGCGGCGGGGATCGGGTACGTTCCGGCCGGACGCCTCGGCGAGGGATTGATCCCCGGGCTCACGGTGGCGGAACACGCCGCGATCGCGGAGCCCCGGCGATCCGCGTTCGTCGACCGGCGGCAGGCCGTCCGGTCCGCGGCCCGGCGCATCCGTGAGTTCAACATTCGCGGCACGCCCGACACGGACGTGCGCGCGCTCTCCGGCGGCAACCAGCAGCGGGCGCTGCTCGCGCTGCTGCCCGCGCGCCTCACCGTGCTCCTCATGGAACATCCGACGCGCGGCCTGGACTTGGAATCGGCGGAGGAGATCTGGCGGCGGCTGCTCGACCGGCGCGCCCACGGCACGGCGATCGTGTTCTCGTCTTCGGATCTCGACGAGCTCCTGGATCGCAGCGACCGGATCGTGGTGTTCTCCGGCGGCCGCGTCTCCGCGCCGATCGACGCCCGCCGCGCCACCGTCGCGCAACTCGGAGAACTCATCGGAGGCAAGGGACTCTGA